The following proteins are co-located in the Vicia villosa cultivar HV-30 ecotype Madison, WI unplaced genomic scaffold, Vvil1.0 ctg.000327F_1_1, whole genome shotgun sequence genome:
- the LOC131626863 gene encoding 21 kDa protein-like: MATKFTLLFLLLTLLSITTSTPTSFIKSSCSTTQYPTLCVESLSIYASTIQQDPHQLVQTALSLTLNRTQSTKGFVTMCKSFKNLKPIEYAALHDCAQEISDSVDRLSRSLKELQLCKIKGQDFNWHISNVETWVSSALTDESTCGDGFGGKTLDGKIKASIRSRMVNVAQVTSNALSLINQYAANH, from the coding sequence ATGGCTACAAAGTTTactcttcttttccttctcctaACTCTACTCTCCATTACAACATCAACACCAACAAGTTTCATCAAATCCTCATGTAGCACAACACAATACCCAACACTTTGTGTTGAATCTCTCTCTATCTATGCATCAACAATCCAACAAGACCCTCACCAATTAGTCCAAACAGCTTTATCCCTTACTCTCAACAGAACTCAATCCACAAAAGGCTTTGTCACAATGTGCAAAAGCTTCAAAAATCTTAAACCAATAGAATATGCTGCTCTTCATGATTGTGCTCAAGAAATAAGTGATAGTGTTGATAGGCTTAGCCGTTCATTGAAAGAACTTCAACTTTGCAAGATCAAGGGCCAGGATTTTAATTGGCATATAAGCAATGTTGAGACATGGGTTAGCTCAGCTTTGACTGATGAAAGCACTTGTGGTGATGGATTTGGTGGAAAAACACTTGATGGAAAAATCAAAGCCTCTATTAGATCTAGAATGGTTAATGTTGCTCAAGTTACTAGTAATGCTCTTTCACTCATTAATCAATATGCTGCTAATCACTAG